acgaccgctacgttgccatctgcaaacccctgcactacgggaccctcctgggcagcagagcttgtgcccacatggcagcagctgcctgggccactggttTTAtcaattctctgctgcacacagccaatacattttccctgcccctgtgccagggcaatgccctgggccagttcttctgtgaaatcccccccatcctcaagctctcctgctcacactcctatgtcagggaacttgggctcattggggttaGTGCCTCTTTAGGacttggttgttttgttttcattgttttctcctatgtgcagatcttcagggctgtgctgaggatcccttCTCAGCAGGggcagcacaaagccttttccacgtgcctccctcacctggccgtggtctctcTGTTTATCAGCACCTCATtctttgcctacctgaagcccccctccatctcctccccatccctggatctggccctgtcagttctgtactcagtggtgcctccagcactgaaccccctcatctacagcctcaggaaccaggagctcaaggatgccctgaggaaactgATGACTGGATGCTTCTCAGGAGTAACAACCTGCCTTATTCcttctgcagaacactcattGTGTAACCCTTTACTGGCCTAGCCTaccttctaaagcttttgagagtggcagcaggggagttTTCctatatttcttcttcttttaatgttgttaacacggaaatttattcttcatcccTTACCTAATTCACTCTCTACCTCTTTGTTTTGACCCACaattgtgtaaatgaggaatcattctctgtgtgcatttaaacaaaataaaagttcctGCAGCAACTTCTTTGTGAAATATCCTGCCTTTGTTAttctgtacatgaggaatcacagtCTCTGAGTATAATAAAGTACtggaattcttttttcctgattccCCCTCCAAGGTCTTctctgaagctggagggcagtgcctgtgtgcagaggagaaggggcaaagagtcctggtacaggagcactgccagggagcagtaGCTCTTGGGCttttcagagatgctctttttccactgcctccctctcctttgtGGTccttgcccaaggcctgagtgctctggcagctcagtcactgctgtgtcagtcctgtgaccatgggcagggacaggccctgggcactgctggcacagagctgggctccttaacatcatttccatcaggaaagggGATCCCCCTGGGCAGTTCCCgaagactttgttctttttgaaaggttggtgtaaagaacaaggccaaggaatagactctgcaaagtctcattgctttgcttgtttccccattcagtccctgcagtgagagaagtgactcactggggtacttgagggactgagggctggttcagatgttctgtgctggtggccagtggCAAAGGGTCTCCAcgtcacctgcctggggctctgcagcttgtgagggctctgatggaggtgaggacttgtctgtaggaactcaggaagtgcagcagagcacagaggatctgcagggacagcccgtcccatccagtcagcagggaatggagccctggagcagaatcctgcccagggtggagttaCCAGAGCTCAAGTACTAAATCTGCCTGTGAACTGGTAAAGGAGAGTTCTGCAACCCCAGgggatgcagcaggaacagggaaagGACTCTGGCCAGTGACTCGTCTGACCCACAGTGAActccccttgtgcctccccagctcagggagggctgtaccagagccaggggtgggctttccaggagggtgtcctgaagaactctccagcccacaggctgcatggagtggagccctgccctgccctctgtgccattggaaacagcccatggtcctgcccagccttgttcttggctactgagccttccaggactatggcagagggtggagaggagtgatccccatcctgctgggtctgctccccaccctgaccagcatggccagtgcaggctcagcccagggtgccacagcccctccctgtgcagagcagcacctccagctcagggccctgcagggatcccaggctgggatctgcaactggccaaggcagcctggacacactgacctgggcaaagggatgtccctgcagaagagcaaggcagcatttctgggcctgcagagaggaatccctgacacagagaCACCTCTTTCTGCAGgccccctggggacaggctgctctgtccctgggccaggactctgggctgggctgggcagaggggctggcactgaggggcacagtcaggctgtgctgggcatctcctggaggtgacaccagggctcctgcagtttccctgccctccatttcctcctgccatgctgagtgtccagcccctgagctgatggggatgctgagactcctctctgtgccccaggagctgctgtgcccttcagaggggctggggctgtggggggagtgcccagagctctgcagcaccctggactgtgctgtggggccagaccagactgggctgctccaccagTTGACCTCTCTAATGAAAccacttctaattttctcctgaagaaccatGAGAATATGTGTTGTGTCCTGAGCACTAAACTGGAACTagaaaggttttggtgtcagggatattgagaaggctgggcagtgtcactgggagacctctcccaaacccttggaaaggccagagccaccccagagcttcctggggccttaGCAAAGacagacatggaaccagtctgcaaacagggcagcaaggagggttggcagagttccacactgctcaggctcagcagggaaggggagagggcaagtcctgctgcagccattgccaggcatgggaaggacaaggcagggattgcagaacccctgtgggagggaatagaagaggatgttgtgtgcccagacttcagcaaggcctttgacatggtctcctgtggtctccttagagccagactggtgagagctgcaCTGGACAAGTGAAacatgtggtgggtgggaaatTGAAATTGATGAGGGTCAAAAGTCATGGCACAAATTCCTCTTGGTAGCAACTCCCAGGTGACATCCATCAGGGACCAGCCCTTGACCATTCCTatggaacatctttattatgtcTCTGGATGATGGGAGGAAATGCACTTTCCACTCCTTTGTGGATGAGGCCAAGTTGCAGCGAGTCTGTGAGAAACCTTGTCTAGTTAATGGTGACTTGTACCAAAAATGTGGTCAAGATGACTGAGTTGGATAAACTTGTTTTGCCATC
This Pseudopipra pipra isolate bDixPip1 chromosome W, bDixPip1.hap1, whole genome shotgun sequence DNA region includes the following protein-coding sequences:
- the LOC135406343 gene encoding olfactory receptor 14J1-like; the encoded protein is MGFFLLNLSLTDLGCICTTVPKAMHNSLHNTTTISYMGCAAQLFFFFFFLGAEFSLLTIMCYDRYVAICKPLHYGTLLGSRACAHMAAAAWATGFINSLLHTANTFSLPLCQGNALGQFFCEIPPILKLSCSHSYVRELGLIGVSASLGLGCFVFIVFSYVQIFRAVLRIPSQQGQHKAFSTCLPHLAVVSLFISTSFFAYLKPPSISSPSLDLALSVLYSVVPPALNPLIYSLRNQELKDALRKLMTGCFSGVTTCLIPSAEHSLCNPLLA